A genomic segment from Nematostella vectensis chromosome 6, jaNemVect1.1, whole genome shotgun sequence encodes:
- the LOC5515002 gene encoding gamma-aminobutyric acid receptor subunit beta-3-like isoform X2 translates to MDLRLYPMDTQHCPLTMESYAHTVVNIIYKWQSDTKGTGIEVVSEEIAQFELRAVKKDTGAQSNSKELPAHHIPGNDIMVPVLDLCGRSPCPLLHNPKHPAWHEV, encoded by the exons ATGGACCTTCGTCTTTACCCGATGGACACCCAGCACTGTCCTCTCACCATGGAGAGCT ATGCACACACTGTGGTAAATATTATCTACAAATGGCAGTCAGATACAAAGGGGACTGGTATTGAGGTTGTCTCGGAGGAGATTGCGCAGTTTGAATTAAGAGCTGTCAAGAAAGACACCGGTGCTCAGTCCAACAGCAAAG AACTTCCTGCCCACCATATTCCTGGTAATGATATCATGGTGCCAGTTCTGGATCTCTGCGGACGCAGTCCCTGCCCGCTACTTCATAATCCTAAACACCCTGCATGGCATGAAGTATAA